The DNA window AGATAAAAAGGTATATCTATTTCATTGAATATATTTTTGTTTTTGTTTATTATATGATTAAAGCAAATATCCTTATGGCTTACAGGGTTTTAAGTCCAAGATTACCAATAAAGCCAGGTATAGTTAAAATACCAATTGATTTAAAATCAAATCTTGCAAGAACCATACTTGCAAACTCTATAACATTAACACCAGGAACTTTTACACTTAAAATAACAGATGAATATCTTTACATTCACTGGATTTATATTTATACTTATGAAAAGGGAAAACAGAAGGAAAACATAGTTGGAATTATGGAAAAAATTTTAAAAAGGGTCTTTGAATGAATACAATTTTTATATTTATCGGAATTTGTGTTGCTATGTGTGTTTATAGGATAGTCAGAGGACCTACTGCTGCGGATAGAAGCGTTGGTATTGATATACTCGGATTAATTATTATCATTTACTGTGTATTTTATTCTCTTATAACAGGAATTGATTTTTATATGAACATTGCTCTTGCCTGGAGTATTCTTGGCTTTGTGAGTACAATAACACTTGCTAAATTTCTTGAAGGGAGGAAATTTGATGATTGAACTTATAGGATGGTTTTTAATATTTATAGGACTTTTATTTGTATTTCTCGGTTGCCTTGGTCTTGTCAGAATGCCTGATGTTTACTGCCGTCTTCAGGTATCTACAAAATGTGTCACTCTTGGTGCTGGAGCAATTCTTTTTGGTGCATTTTTAATAAGTG is part of the bacterium genome and encodes:
- a CDS encoding monovalent cation/H+ antiporter complex subunit F, with amino-acid sequence MNTIFIFIGICVAMCVYRIVRGPTAADRSVGIDILGLIIIIYCVFYSLITGIDFYMNIALAWSILGFVSTITLAKFLEGRKFDD
- a CDS encoding Na+/H+ antiporter subunit E; translation: MEFFVIFILTFIVWMILTWNIEFLNIIIGLFVCAFVAFIFRKEFKIDRKVFQIKRYIYFIEYIFVFVYYMIKANILMAYRVLSPRLPIKPGIVKIPIDLKSNLARTILANSITLTPGTFTLKITDEYLYIHWIYIYTYEKGKQKENIVGIMEKILKRVFE
- the mnhG gene encoding monovalent cation/H(+) antiporter subunit G, with amino-acid sequence MIELIGWFLIFIGLLFVFLGCLGLVRMPDVYCRLQVSTKCVTLGAGAILFGAFLISGFSSIGFKALLCIVFLFLNSPTAAHALSYGAFVSGVKPVEGTEIEEELLEGEK